Proteins encoded in a region of the Zea mays cultivar B73 chromosome 2, Zm-B73-REFERENCE-NAM-5.0, whole genome shotgun sequence genome:
- the LOC100285539 gene encoding ABI3-interacting protein 2 yields MSDMESVAALMNSTSSKIQQLQEAFAELESQSTVSMNLKWKQLEDHFRGLEQSLKKKFDELKEQEKEFQETVAKSEQILEQREAAVVAKELTSLEKLQEKREAALAMIFSKSRLSLPVPTINPMNKALNNLGVKWPKPASEESVHLQVDNAVVTPRSELVALCEEMNVKGLHKFISDNRKNLAAIREEIPSALKKTSHPYGLVLDSLEDFYSGDNLVLDGKKDGDLLGVRRTCLMLLESLGQLHTAGITCFSLEGHMLTTNIIERAKKIAFEWKSKLDNLEIDASNGNCLEAHAFLQLLATFGISAEYNEDDLCKLLPYVSRRRQTPELCRLLGLSQKMPGVIEVLVKSGRTIDAINLAYVFELTEQFEPVQLLKAYLRDVKKLSHARNVKISPGAQNEMNERELCALKSVIKCIEDHKLEEQYPVDPLQKRVLQLEKAKADKRRAVEAAKPQSKRPRANGSTFAPRATGFADKSFYPATPERHPSNPYERQFVYGAEAHLPPMMSSASYPMQPAHGPYYGNGYPVQYQVPYIH; encoded by the exons ATGTCTGACATGGAGTCCGTCGCAGCTCTTATGAACTCGACAAGCTCCAAGATACAGCAGCTTCAGGAGGCATTTGCTGAGCTTGAGAGCCAGAGCACGGTTTCCATGAACCTCAAGTGGAAGCAGCTTGAAGACCACTTTCGTGGTCTTGAACAGTCCCTCAAGAAAAAGTTTGACGAGCTAAAAGAGCAGGAGAAGGAGTTCCAGGAGACTGTCGCAAAATCAGAGCAGATTCTGGAGCAGCGGGAGGCAGCTGTTGTGGCAAAGGAACTGACCTCTTTGGAGAAGTTGCAGGAGAAGAGGGAAGCTGCATTAGCTATGATCTTTAGCAAGTCCAGGCTTTCCTTACCTGTTCCTACCATCAACCCAATGAACAAGGCGCTGAATAATCTTGGTGTCAAGTGGCCAAAACCGGCATCTGAGGAGAGTGTGCACTTGCAAGTTGATAATGCTGTAGTGACGCCTCGTTCTGAGCTTGTTGCACTCTGTGAGGAAATGAATGTGAAGGGGCTTCATAAGTTCATATCCGACAACAGGAAGAACTTGGCTGCCATCCGCGAGGAAATTCCCAGTGCACTGAAGAAAACATCTCATCCGTATGGCTTGGTGTTGGATTCCCTGGAAGACTTCTATTCTGGAGATAATCTTGTATTAGATGGCAAAAAGGATGGGGACCTTCTGGGTGTTAGAAGGACGTGCCTGATGTTGTTGGAGTCACTCGGACAGTTGCACACTGCTGGTATAACTTGTTTCTCTTTGGAGGGTCACATGCTTACAACTAATATCATAGAGCGAGCAAAGAAGATTGCATTTGAGTGGAAGTCCAAGTTAGATAATCTTGAGATTGATGCTAGTAATGGGAACTGTCTTGAAGCTCATGCATTTCTTCAACTCCTGGCAACCTTTGGTATTTCTGCTGAATATAATGAAGATGACCTGTGCAAATTGCTTCCATATGTCAGTCGTCGTCGTCAGACACCTGAACTTTGTCGATTGCTTGGGTTGTCACAGAAAATGCCAG GTGTCATTGAAGTTCTGGTGAAAAGTGGAAGAACTATTGATGCAATTAATTTAGCTTACGTGTTTGAGCTTACTGAACAGTTTGAACCAGTGCAACTGCTTAAAGCATATCTGAGGGATGTTAAGAAACTGTCACATGCCAGGAATGTCAAAATTTCTCCTGGAGCACAG AATGAGATGAATGAGCGTGAGTTGTGTGCACTGAAATCTGTCATTAAGTGCATTGAAGATCATAAACTTGAGGAGCAGTACCCTGTGGACCCACTTCAGAAAAGGGTTTTGCAGCTAGAGAAAGCAAAGGCAGACAAGAGGAGGGCTGTTGAAGCAGCCAAGCCACAGTCCAAGAGGCCTCGTGCCAATGGATCGACCTTTGCACCCCGTGCTACAGGCTTTGCTGACAAGAGCTTCTACCCAGCAACCCCAGAGAGGCATCCCTCCAACCCTTACGAGAGGCAGTTTGTGTATGGTGCTGAGGCTCATCTTCCTCCAATGATGAGTTCAGCGTCTTACCCGATGCAACCTGCCCATGGACCTTATTACGGCAATGGCTACCCAGTACAGTACCAGGTCCCGTATATCCACTAA